The Pontibacter pudoricolor genome contains a region encoding:
- the paaD gene encoding 1,2-phenylacetyl-CoA epoxidase subunit PaaD: MLTKENILTLLEEVKDPEIPVLSLVDLGVITGVEVSKDDHVTVNMTPTFAGCPAMDYMKKDVERTLEKHGITNYKVNMTFDKPWDSNKLSEKGRKQLKEFGLAPPPKYDLILDLDILEHVKCPYCDSDNTDMRTPFGPTLCRSMHYCNNCKQMFEQFKPL, from the coding sequence ATGTTGACCAAGGAAAACATATTAACCCTGCTGGAGGAGGTAAAAGACCCTGAAATACCGGTGTTATCGCTGGTGGATCTGGGGGTGATCACGGGTGTGGAAGTTTCGAAAGATGACCACGTTACCGTGAATATGACGCCTACTTTTGCCGGTTGCCCTGCCATGGACTACATGAAGAAAGATGTAGAACGCACACTGGAAAAACACGGCATCACCAACTATAAGGTTAACATGACCTTTGATAAGCCCTGGGACAGCAATAAGCTTTCAGAGAAAGGCCGTAAACAGTTGAAAGAGTTTGGCCTGGCACCACCACCAAAGTATGACCTGATATTGGACCTGGATATTCTGGAACATGTAAAGTGCCCTTACTGCGATAGCGATAATACGGATATGAGAACGCCTTTCGGCCCGACACTTTGCCGCTCTATGCATTACTGTAACAACTGTAAGCAGATGTTTGAGCAGTTCAAGCCACTTTAA
- a CDS encoding copper resistance protein NlpE N-terminal domain-containing protein produces the protein MSKGFWLFLVLAAIVSGCTTSELSTEAVDVEVGESRLPRSVVGVWRGVIPCADCPGINYNLSLNEDNTFEETMVYQERDVEPYTRTGTWQIANGILQLHGNDSTSTQFDLSIGGELHMLDQKGKRITTNLADKYRLRKDTDLTGNNPELWNEKRRLGVDFIATGNEPGWALEIDQEKGMYFKTLPSETIALETAIPEIVNNGKTITYKATAETGDLIVELTVQPCEDTMSGKMFTHTVRVKAKGIEFNGCGMFLSTKSEEK, from the coding sequence ATGAGTAAAGGATTTTGGCTGTTTCTGGTGTTGGCGGCTATAGTTTCGGGTTGTACCACAAGCGAACTTTCGACGGAGGCTGTGGATGTTGAAGTAGGCGAGAGCAGATTGCCCCGCAGTGTTGTAGGAGTGTGGCGTGGTGTAATTCCTTGTGCCGACTGCCCGGGCATAAACTATAACCTGAGCCTGAACGAAGACAATACCTTTGAAGAAACAATGGTTTACCAGGAGCGTGACGTTGAACCCTATACCCGCACCGGAACCTGGCAAATAGCGAATGGCATTCTTCAACTTCACGGCAACGATTCTACTTCAACCCAATTCGACTTATCGATAGGTGGGGAATTGCATATGTTAGATCAGAAAGGGAAGAGAATAACCACCAACCTGGCTGACAAATACAGGCTGAGAAAGGACACTGACTTAACAGGCAACAATCCTGAACTTTGGAATGAAAAACGCAGGCTAGGTGTCGATTTTATAGCTACCGGAAACGAACCTGGCTGGGCACTGGAAATTGACCAGGAGAAAGGCATGTACTTTAAAACGCTGCCTTCCGAAACTATAGCCCTGGAAACTGCAATTCCGGAGATCGTAAATAACGGTAAAACTATTACCTATAAAGCCACTGCTGAAACCGGCGACCTTATAGTTGAATTAACTGTACAGCCCTGCGAAGACACTATGTCTGGTAAAATGTTTACGCACACAGTTCGGGTAAAGGCAAAAGGCATTGAGTTTAACGGCTGCGGAATGTTTCTGAGTACGAAGAGCGAAGAGAAATAA
- a CDS encoding M3 family oligoendopeptidase gives MTNVSANLIIPKRKQRTYLPEDFKVETWEALQPSFEELKNREITNVEELEKWMADRSELESMLSEDMGWRYIRMTCDTQNEESTKAFQYFVSEIDPKIAPYDHELNKKLMHSPYVTALDKNKYRIYLRGVERALEIFREENIPLNTEISTKQQQYAAITGAMTVTLDGEEMTLQRAADRMKQNDRAVREEAWRTIQERRIQDKDKLDELFNELLKLRTQVAKNADFGNFRDYMFAALGRFDYTPQDCFDFHTSIKETIVPLLTTIDQERKQKLGVEELKPWDLDVDPSGRKPLEPFTSGEELLEKTVQVFYKLDTYLGDCLATMRAMGHLDLESRKGKAPGGYNYPLDEIGVPFIFMNATSSLRDVITMLHEGGHAVHSFLTRELTLNSFKHPPSEVAELASMSMELISMDYWDTFFDDEDELRRAKKTHLESVLETFPWVATVDKFQHWIYEHPEQTTEERKQEWVNIFDQFNHQLVDWTGLEQYKPYMWQKQLHIFEVPFYYVEYAMAQLGAIAVWKNYKENPAEGLAAYKRALSLGYTVSIGEVYEAAGIKFDFSTAYIKSLVDFVQHEMEQL, from the coding sequence ATGACCAACGTATCAGCAAACTTAATTATACCAAAGCGCAAGCAACGCACTTACCTGCCTGAAGATTTTAAAGTAGAAACCTGGGAAGCCCTGCAACCTTCTTTTGAAGAACTGAAAAACAGGGAAATTACTAACGTAGAAGAGCTTGAAAAGTGGATGGCCGACCGGAGCGAGCTGGAGAGTATGCTTTCGGAAGACATGGGCTGGCGCTACATACGCATGACCTGCGACACACAGAACGAAGAGAGTACCAAAGCCTTCCAGTATTTTGTGTCTGAAATAGACCCCAAAATTGCGCCTTACGACCACGAGCTGAACAAAAAGCTGATGCACTCGCCTTACGTGACTGCACTGGATAAAAACAAGTATAGAATTTACCTGCGTGGCGTAGAACGTGCGCTGGAGATTTTCAGGGAAGAGAACATTCCGCTTAACACTGAGATCAGCACCAAGCAGCAACAGTACGCAGCCATTACCGGTGCAATGACCGTAACGCTGGATGGCGAAGAGATGACCCTGCAGCGCGCTGCCGACCGCATGAAGCAGAACGACCGAGCCGTGCGTGAAGAAGCCTGGAGAACGATACAGGAGCGCCGCATTCAGGACAAGGACAAGCTGGATGAACTGTTCAACGAACTGCTGAAACTCCGCACACAGGTAGCTAAAAATGCAGATTTCGGGAATTTCCGGGATTACATGTTTGCCGCACTTGGCCGTTTCGATTATACCCCGCAGGATTGCTTCGATTTCCATACTTCAATAAAAGAAACTATAGTTCCGCTGCTAACAACTATAGACCAGGAGCGCAAGCAGAAACTGGGAGTAGAAGAATTAAAGCCCTGGGACCTGGATGTGGACCCGTCAGGCAGAAAACCGTTGGAGCCTTTTACTTCCGGCGAAGAACTGCTCGAGAAAACAGTGCAGGTATTCTACAAACTGGATACGTATTTAGGCGATTGCCTTGCTACCATGCGCGCCATGGGCCACCTGGATCTGGAGTCCAGAAAAGGAAAAGCGCCGGGCGGTTACAACTATCCATTGGATGAGATCGGGGTTCCGTTCATTTTTATGAATGCGACTTCCAGCTTGCGCGATGTGATCACGATGCTGCACGAAGGCGGCCATGCCGTACATTCTTTCCTGACACGTGAGCTGACGCTGAACTCTTTCAAGCATCCACCTTCAGAAGTAGCAGAACTGGCGTCTATGTCGATGGAGCTGATCTCGATGGATTACTGGGATACCTTCTTTGATGATGAAGACGAACTGCGCAGAGCTAAGAAAACGCATTTGGAAAGCGTATTGGAGACCTTCCCGTGGGTGGCTACAGTTGATAAATTCCAGCACTGGATCTACGAACATCCGGAGCAAACTACCGAAGAGCGCAAACAGGAATGGGTGAATATCTTCGACCAGTTTAACCACCAGTTAGTTGACTGGACCGGGCTGGAACAGTACAAGCCATACATGTGGCAGAAGCAGCTACATATTTTCGAAGTTCCGTTTTATTATGTGGAGTATGCCATGGCGCAGTTGGGTGCAATTGCTGTTTGGAAGAACTATAAAGAGAACCCAGCGGAAGGTTTGGCAGCTTACAAACGTGCGTTGAGCTTAGGCTATACCGTATCGATAGGCGAAGTATACGAGGCGGCTGGTATCAAATTCGATTTCAGTACGGCATATATTAAAAGTCTGGTTGATTTTGTGCAGCACGAAATGGAGCAACTATAA
- a CDS encoding ferredoxin--NADP reductase has protein sequence MSNSYHTLKISDITRETSDAVTLHFEQPQNQTINYKPGQFLTLIIPFEGKKERRSYSLSSTPHENTLSVTIKRVPGGKVSNYLLDNAAVGQEIEVMEPLGNFCITCDVAETRNVILLGAGSGITPLMSILKGVLREEPNSKVTLLYGNRDENSVIFKDQLEQLRAENPDRLQIAYIFSQPNQNCEYRGRVNQSLIIKILERLQLSKISNGLYFMCGPEGMMDEVKKALNVLHVPFDKVFRESFVSSKLTGEPDSDQHGNVSATDEDEITTQTVTIIYEGSEYSVTVNPDQTILEAALDQDVDLPYSCQAGLCTACRGKCLSGKVHLDEREGLSDAELDEGYVLNCVGHPLTSDVVIEIG, from the coding sequence ATGAGTAACTCTTACCACACACTGAAAATTTCGGACATCACCCGTGAAACTTCAGATGCTGTTACCCTTCATTTTGAACAACCACAGAATCAAACTATAAACTATAAGCCAGGCCAGTTTCTTACCCTGATCATTCCGTTTGAAGGTAAAAAAGAACGCCGCTCTTACTCGCTCAGCAGTACACCCCACGAGAACACCCTATCGGTAACTATAAAGCGCGTGCCGGGCGGTAAAGTGTCTAATTACTTGCTTGATAATGCAGCAGTAGGGCAGGAGATTGAAGTGATGGAGCCACTTGGTAATTTCTGTATTACCTGCGATGTCGCTGAAACCCGCAACGTAATCTTATTAGGGGCTGGCAGTGGCATAACGCCGCTTATGTCTATACTTAAAGGCGTGCTGCGCGAAGAACCGAACAGTAAGGTTACATTGCTGTACGGTAACCGCGACGAGAACTCGGTGATCTTTAAAGACCAGCTGGAGCAACTGCGCGCCGAAAACCCGGACCGTTTACAGATTGCTTACATCTTTAGCCAGCCAAATCAGAATTGCGAATACCGCGGCCGGGTGAACCAGAGCCTGATCATTAAAATTCTGGAGCGCCTGCAGTTATCCAAAATCAGCAATGGATTATACTTTATGTGCGGCCCGGAAGGCATGATGGATGAAGTAAAGAAAGCCCTGAACGTATTGCATGTGCCATTCGATAAGGTTTTCAGGGAAAGTTTTGTGAGCAGCAAGCTAACCGGCGAACCTGATTCGGACCAGCATGGCAATGTAAGTGCTACTGACGAAGATGAGATAACCACCCAAACAGTAACCATTATTTACGAAGGCTCGGAATACAGCGTAACCGTAAACCCGGACCAGACTATACTGGAAGCTGCTCTGGACCAGGATGTTGATCTGCCGTACTCTTGCCAGGCGGGTTTGTGTACCGCTTGCCGTGGTAAGTGCCTGAGCGGAAAAGTGCACCTGGATGAGCGTGAAGGCTTGTCGGATGCGGAGCTGGACGAAGGCTATGTGCTGAACTGTGTAGGTCACCCGCTTACCAGCGATGTTGTTATCGAGATCGGATAA
- a CDS encoding HNH endonuclease: protein MLYKLTLKNCEKTVVVDDHTYEYIQKNAYLQQIEFLKHLRIHSNGYAFFQKNWPLKNGKYRNETIYLHKLIGEQLLEKQESNIKLYVHFKNGNKLDCRRENLEWAPLCKIVRNTTKTENKLGVRGVHKEAQKYRAIIHHNKQRINLGTFETLQEAAMAYSRKSEELFGKTKSLKTLSKFVEEVN from the coding sequence ATGCTTTATAAACTCACGCTAAAAAACTGTGAAAAAACCGTAGTGGTAGATGACCACACTTACGAGTACATTCAGAAAAATGCATATCTGCAGCAGATCGAATTCCTGAAACACCTGCGCATCCACTCTAACGGCTATGCCTTCTTCCAGAAGAACTGGCCGCTAAAGAATGGCAAGTACCGCAACGAGACGATCTACCTGCATAAACTTATCGGCGAACAGCTCCTGGAAAAGCAGGAAAGCAACATTAAGCTGTACGTGCACTTCAAAAACGGCAACAAACTGGACTGCCGCCGCGAGAACCTGGAGTGGGCACCGCTTTGCAAAATTGTGCGCAACACCACTAAAACCGAGAACAAACTTGGTGTGCGTGGCGTGCATAAGGAAGCCCAGAAGTACAGAGCCATCATCCACCATAACAAGCAGCGTATCAACCTGGGTACTTTCGAGACTTTGCAGGAAGCCGCCATGGCCTACAGCAGAAAATCGGAAGAGCTGTTTGGTAAAACTAAAAGTTTAAAAACACTCTCTAAGTTTGTGGAAGAAGTAAATTAA
- a CDS encoding peptidoglycan DD-metalloendopeptidase family protein — MKTTTELSELLRRHTTAFAPVIDTDLQSNVVCRLDFTAANNLLQQTDLVDTATFNEAVNQMLSEQKAIVGVGGYFEDRSIYRRSSHFDAAAESRNLHLGIDIWMEAETPVYTPLDATVHSFQDNNNFGDYGPTIILQHELEGVTFYTLYGHLSRKSLEGLEVGKAFRKGERIAWLGNYPENGDWPPHLHFQVMATMEGRSGDFPGVAAASDRAHFEKICPNPNLILQCPLLPM, encoded by the coding sequence ATGAAAACAACAACAGAACTTAGCGAACTGCTGAGACGGCACACTACTGCCTTTGCCCCGGTCATCGACACCGACCTGCAAAGCAACGTAGTGTGCCGTCTTGATTTTACGGCTGCCAACAACCTGTTGCAGCAAACCGATTTAGTTGATACAGCGACTTTTAACGAAGCTGTAAACCAGATGCTGAGTGAGCAAAAGGCTATAGTTGGCGTGGGTGGTTATTTCGAAGACCGGTCTATTTACAGACGCAGCTCACACTTCGATGCAGCCGCCGAAAGCCGCAACCTGCATTTAGGTATTGATATCTGGATGGAAGCTGAAACGCCGGTTTATACTCCGTTGGATGCTACCGTACATAGTTTCCAGGACAACAATAACTTTGGAGATTACGGTCCAACTATAATTCTGCAACACGAACTGGAAGGTGTTACTTTTTATACGTTGTATGGCCACCTGAGCCGGAAATCGTTGGAAGGACTAGAAGTTGGAAAAGCTTTCAGAAAAGGCGAAAGAATCGCCTGGCTTGGTAACTACCCGGAGAACGGCGACTGGCCGCCACACCTGCATTTCCAGGTAATGGCAACTATGGAAGGCCGCTCAGGTGATTTTCCGGGCGTAGCTGCAGCATCAGACAGAGCACATTTTGAAAAGATATGCCCAAACCCGAATCTTATACTTCAGTGTCCGTTACTGCCGATGTAG
- a CDS encoding ABC transporter permease: MNISKYISEKISGVKSGSFTASVTKIAIISIAAGIAIMIVSFAILEGFRNEIRDKIFSFGAHLQVNKYDTNNSYEGAPISNNIGLSEADSIPGIKQIQAFARKTAIVKSEEEVLGVVLKGVGKDYDLSAMQKNLDAGKLLSYNDTASSKEVMMSRRVAEKLLLKVGDEAIFYFIQNPPRARKLKVSGIFNTGLEEFDEVFVIGDIKLIRELNNWPDSISGGVEIMIKNFDQIDQVADEVFEHMNYDLQLEKITDRHAQLFDWLKLLRKNVIIFLVLIIFVATFNMVSTVFIMIIERINMIGVLKAVGATDAQIRKVFYFRGLHLTLRGMLWGNIIGIGFCAVQYYFKIIPLDPENYYMDTVPISWNFGIIVVLNLITLGMTMFAILIPAAMVARIKPVKAIKFD; encoded by the coding sequence GTGAACATATCCAAGTACATATCCGAAAAAATCTCAGGAGTTAAATCCGGTTCGTTTACGGCGTCGGTTACAAAAATAGCAATTATAAGTATAGCTGCCGGCATTGCCATCATGATTGTATCGTTCGCCATTCTGGAAGGATTCCGTAACGAGATCCGCGACAAGATATTCAGCTTCGGGGCGCACCTGCAAGTTAACAAATACGATACCAATAACTCTTACGAAGGTGCCCCGATCAGCAACAATATTGGTCTTTCAGAAGCAGATTCTATCCCCGGAATTAAGCAGATTCAGGCATTTGCCCGTAAAACCGCCATCGTAAAATCAGAAGAAGAAGTGCTGGGCGTGGTACTGAAAGGTGTGGGTAAAGATTATGACCTGAGCGCCATGCAGAAGAACCTGGATGCAGGGAAATTACTCTCCTATAACGACACAGCATCATCTAAAGAAGTAATGATGAGCCGGCGGGTGGCCGAAAAACTGCTCTTAAAAGTTGGGGATGAAGCTATTTTCTATTTCATACAAAACCCACCACGCGCCCGAAAACTGAAAGTATCCGGCATATTTAATACTGGCCTCGAAGAGTTTGACGAAGTGTTCGTGATTGGGGATATAAAGCTAATACGGGAGCTGAATAACTGGCCTGATTCCATTTCGGGTGGGGTGGAGATCATGATCAAGAACTTCGACCAGATCGATCAGGTGGCAGATGAAGTGTTTGAACACATGAACTATGACCTGCAGCTCGAAAAGATAACGGACCGCCACGCGCAGCTTTTTGACTGGCTGAAACTGCTGCGCAAAAACGTGATCATTTTCCTGGTGCTCATCATTTTTGTAGCTACGTTCAACATGGTTTCTACAGTGTTCATCATGATCATCGAGCGCATAAACATGATAGGCGTACTTAAAGCGGTTGGAGCCACAGATGCCCAGATACGAAAGGTGTTCTACTTCCGCGGGCTGCATTTAACCCTTCGCGGCATGCTGTGGGGGAACATCATCGGCATTGGTTTCTGTGCTGTTCAATATTACTTCAAGATCATCCCCCTAGACCCTGAGAACTACTACATGGACACCGTTCCTATTAGCTGGAATTTCGGAATTATAGTTGTGCTCAACCTCATTACCCTTGGGATGACAATGTTCGCTATACTTATACCAGCCGCCATGGTCGCCCGCATTAAACCGGTAAAAGCTATTAAGTTTGATTAA
- a CDS encoding exo-beta-N-acetylmuramidase NamZ family protein, with amino-acid sequence MKFDFFSIMIQPLFILYTSLLLAIGSCTPKQTTTQQPEQQKPTIVKTAPEVSKPLQTGAEQFGLYLPKLQGKRVGMVVNQTSIVGNAHLVDTLLSRGVKITTIFAPEHGFRGEADAGAYVKDARDTKTGLPIISLYGKNKKPLPEQLTNVDVLIFDIQDVGARFYTYISTMHYVMEAAAEQNKEVLILDRPNPNGNYVDGPVLEPEHKSFVGMHPIPIVHGLTVGELANMINGEKWLERQQQAKITVIPVANYNHSLPYTLPVKPSPNLPNQQAITLYPSLCLFEGTNVSVGRGTPTPFQVIGSPYYKFKDFSFTPVSTPGATDPPHKNQVCYGKNLTDPATAQPFTLAYLLDFYKNSTQQDKFFNNFFEKLAGTSELRKQIIAGKTEAEIRASWEPALANYKTLRKKYLLYPDAE; translated from the coding sequence ATGAAATTTGACTTCTTCTCAATTATGATACAGCCACTGTTTATACTTTATACTTCGTTGCTGCTGGCTATAGGCAGTTGCACTCCGAAGCAAACAACAACTCAGCAACCAGAGCAGCAAAAGCCAACTATAGTTAAAACAGCTCCCGAAGTATCAAAACCGCTCCAAACCGGTGCCGAACAATTCGGACTATACTTGCCAAAACTGCAAGGCAAACGCGTAGGCATGGTCGTAAACCAGACATCTATAGTTGGCAATGCTCACTTAGTAGACACCCTATTGAGCCGTGGTGTTAAGATCACTACTATTTTTGCACCGGAGCATGGTTTCCGTGGTGAAGCTGATGCAGGCGCCTATGTAAAAGATGCCAGAGACACCAAGACCGGTTTGCCGATTATCTCACTTTACGGCAAAAACAAAAAGCCACTTCCGGAGCAGCTTACTAATGTTGATGTACTTATTTTTGATATCCAGGATGTGGGCGCACGCTTTTACACCTACATCAGTACCATGCATTATGTAATGGAAGCCGCAGCTGAGCAAAACAAGGAGGTGCTTATACTTGACCGCCCTAACCCGAACGGTAACTATGTGGATGGTCCTGTGCTGGAGCCGGAGCATAAGTCTTTTGTAGGCATGCACCCTATTCCTATAGTTCACGGGCTTACAGTTGGCGAACTGGCAAACATGATAAACGGCGAAAAATGGCTGGAACGTCAGCAACAGGCAAAGATCACGGTTATACCTGTTGCCAACTATAACCATAGTTTGCCTTATACTTTACCCGTTAAGCCATCTCCAAATTTACCTAACCAGCAGGCCATTACGCTTTATCCATCGCTTTGCCTCTTCGAAGGTACCAATGTAAGCGTTGGTCGCGGCACGCCTACGCCTTTCCAGGTTATCGGCAGCCCATACTATAAGTTCAAGGATTTTTCGTTTACGCCTGTCAGCACACCTGGCGCCACCGATCCGCCTCACAAAAACCAGGTTTGCTACGGTAAGAACTTAACAGACCCGGCTACAGCACAGCCTTTTACATTAGCTTACCTGCTCGATTTTTACAAGAACTCAACCCAGCAGGATAAGTTTTTCAACAATTTTTTCGAGAAACTGGCCGGAACTTCGGAGCTCAGAAAGCAGATTATAGCCGGAAAAACAGAAGCGGAGATTCGTGCCAGCTGGGAGCCTGCTTTAGCAAACTATAAAACCTTACGCAAAAAATACCTGCTTTACCCCGACGCAGAATAA
- the fmt gene encoding methionyl-tRNA formyltransferase: MPKDLRIIFMGTPDFAVPTLQTLVEHNYKVVAIVTAPDKPAGRGQKIQQSPVKEYAVSQNVPVLQPTNLKSETFLDELRSYKADLQIIVAFRMLPEVVWSMPPLGSFNIHGSLLPQYRGAAPINWAIINGEKETGVTSFFLKHEIDTGDLLLQTRVPILEEDDFGSMYEKLKFEGAKLALQTVQAIEQDNVKPMPQPQTGELKHAPKIFKETCGINWDQPADQVRNFVRGLSPYPTAWTRLGDKTFKIFKVEVLENAGYDGTPGTVYTDNKTFVHVKTADTAVTIVDLQMEGKKRMPLADLLRGYTFNL; encoded by the coding sequence ATGCCGAAAGACCTACGCATTATATTTATGGGTACCCCCGATTTTGCGGTGCCCACCTTACAGACTTTAGTCGAACACAACTATAAAGTAGTTGCTATAGTTACCGCACCTGATAAACCAGCCGGCCGCGGCCAGAAAATTCAGCAGTCACCGGTAAAAGAGTACGCTGTTTCGCAAAATGTTCCGGTGCTGCAGCCAACCAACTTAAAATCTGAAACTTTCCTGGATGAACTGCGCAGCTACAAAGCCGATCTGCAGATTATAGTTGCGTTCAGAATGTTGCCTGAAGTGGTGTGGAGCATGCCGCCACTGGGTTCATTCAATATTCATGGCTCTCTGTTGCCGCAGTACCGTGGTGCTGCGCCTATTAACTGGGCCATCATTAATGGCGAAAAAGAAACCGGTGTTACATCGTTTTTCCTGAAGCATGAAATTGATACCGGAGACCTGTTACTGCAAACCCGTGTGCCTATACTTGAAGAAGATGACTTTGGCTCGATGTACGAAAAGCTGAAGTTTGAAGGCGCAAAACTTGCGCTGCAAACCGTACAGGCCATTGAGCAGGACAATGTTAAGCCAATGCCGCAACCACAAACCGGAGAGTTGAAACACGCACCGAAGATCTTTAAAGAAACCTGTGGGATCAACTGGGATCAGCCGGCAGACCAGGTTCGTAATTTTGTGCGTGGCCTCTCCCCTTACCCAACCGCCTGGACACGTTTAGGCGATAAAACCTTTAAGATTTTTAAAGTAGAAGTTTTGGAAAATGCTGGGTATGATGGCACGCCCGGAACTGTTTACACTGACAATAAAACCTTTGTGCATGTAAAAACCGCCGACACTGCAGTAACTATAGTTGACCTGCAAATGGAAGGCAAAAAACGCATGCCGCTGGCTGATCTATTACGTGGCTATACTTTTAACTTATAA
- a CDS encoding dihydrofolate reductase gives MIAIVVAVAENNVIGKDNQLIWHLPADLHFFKNLTMGHPIIMGRKTYESIGKPLPGRTTVIITRQQDFEAPGCIVVNSIDEAIAEAQTIDQDVYIIGGAEIYKQALAKTDTIYLTRVHHTFEGDTFFPEIDENNWEVTSEEKHEPDEKNKYSYSFIALKRKL, from the coding sequence ATGATCGCTATAGTTGTAGCCGTTGCCGAAAATAATGTGATCGGGAAAGATAACCAGCTTATCTGGCACCTGCCCGCCGACCTGCACTTTTTCAAGAACCTGACTATGGGCCACCCGATAATAATGGGCCGCAAAACCTACGAGTCAATCGGGAAGCCGTTGCCGGGCCGTACTACCGTTATCATCACCCGCCAACAGGATTTTGAAGCGCCCGGCTGTATTGTTGTCAACTCTATAGACGAAGCTATTGCCGAAGCCCAAACTATAGACCAGGATGTGTACATTATCGGCGGAGCTGAGATATACAAACAAGCCTTAGCCAAAACAGACACTATCTACCTAACCCGCGTGCACCACACTTTTGAGGGCGATACCTTCTTTCCTGAAATTGATGAAAACAACTGGGAAGTAACATCCGAGGAAAAGCATGAACCTGACGAGAAGAATAAGTATAGCTATAGTTTTATAGCCCTGAAACGGAAACTATAA